The genomic interval GAATGGAGAGTTTGAAGCTTTGGCAACAGGCGCGACAGAAGATGTGACTTTCACTTACACCGCCACTGACAATGATGGCACAGTAAGCGGAACGCAAACCGTAACGATCACTGTCACTGGCACGAACGATGCGCCAGTAGCTTCCAACGATGCGCAAGGCACCGACGAAGAAACTACGCTGAGCACAAGTGTACCAGCCGCAACTGATGTAGATGGTACGGTAGTGAGCTACGCTTTGGTAGACGACACCACAAAAGGAAACCTCACTTTCAACGGAGACGGTACGTATAGCTTCGACCCCAACGGAGAGTTTGAAGCTTTGGCAACAGGCGCGACAGAAGATGTGACATTCACTTACACCGCCACTGACAATGATGGCACAGTAAGCGGAACGCAAACCGT from Reichenbachiella sp. 5M10 carries:
- a CDS encoding Ig-like domain-containing protein, with the translated sequence NGEFEALATGATEDVTFTYTATDNDGTVSGTQTVTITVTGTNDAPVASNDAQGTDEETTLSTSVPAATDVDGTVVSYALVDDTTKGNLTFNGDGTYSFDPNGEFEALATGATEDVTFTYTATDNDGTVSGTQTVTITVTGTNDAPVASNDAQGTDEETTLSTSVPAATDVDGTVVSYALVDDTTKGALTFNGDGTYSFDPNGEFEALAAGATEDVTFTYTATD